Below is a window of Planctomycetia bacterium DNA.
TTGAACTCTTTGCTTAAGAGCGAAGAGAACTCGCTCGTTTCCGTCGTCGTGGTCGTCGTCGTTTGACCAACTGCCTGATTCGCATCCGTTGACATTCGGTTACCTCTTCCCGATTAGAATTTCTGGTGTTTCGTGGGACGAACGCGAGACTATTTCGCCTCAGCGTCACCCGGCTTCGCGCCTGCGACGAGCGATTGCAACAAGGCGGGATCTTGCAGCGCCTTGGAGATGAGTTGCTCGGCGCCGGCCTTGCCGTCCATATACGTGAGCAAGTTGGCGAGTTGCGTGCGGGTTTCGAGCAGCTTGCGGAGCGGCTCGACCTTCCGCGCGACCGCGGCCGGCGAGAAGTCGTCCATGCTGTCGAACGTCACGTCGACCATCAGATTGCCTTCGCCCGTCAATGTGTTCGGCACGGTGAACGCGGCCCGCGGCTTCATCGACTTCATCCGATCGTCGAAGTTGTCGACGTCGATCTCGAGGAACTTCCGATCGGCCACGGCCGGCATTTCGTCCGCCGACTTGCCCGACAGATCCGACAACACGCCCATCACGAACGGGAGCTGGATCACCTTCTGCGCACCGTACACTTCCACGTCGTACTCGATCTGCACGCGAGGGGCCCGATTGCGTGCGACGAACTTCTGGCCGCTACCTTTTCCCATAACACTTAGCTCCTAAGAGGCATTCATCGAAGGGATCGAACCGAATCGTCGGGCTTCGAGTGAACGTGAAAGACGGTCTGTATCGAAACGATAGGGATATGTATCGAGGCTGCTAATAGTCGTTGGCGGAATTGTGAAACACCGGCGGCGGCGGTGGCGGAGGAGCCGACGCGGCGGCCGGGGCCTTCGCCGATTGCTTGGCGGCCGAAGCGGCTGCGGCAGCCGATGCAGCGACCGATGCCGCCGCGATCTGCGTGTATTCGTCGCTCGTCATGCCGCCCAAGCTCTCGGCTTGGCTGAGCCCGTCGGGAGAAATGTCGCGCAAGATTTCTAAGAAGCTCTTCGTCGAGAGCCGCATCGCCCGACGGAGCAACAACGGCAACGGGCTCGACGGCTCGTAGCGCTCGAAATACTTACAGACTTTCTCGATGGCCCGAATCGCGTCGTCGCGAGTCGCGATGTCCGCGTCCCAGTTCTGCACGACGACTCGCGTTTCTCGGCCGCTGCCGCTCGGCGCCGAGTCCTCGTCGTCCGACGAGCCATCGATGTCGGCATCCACATCGGCCGCCGGTTC
It encodes the following:
- the tssB gene encoding type VI secretion system contractile sheath small subunit: MGKGSGQKFVARNRAPRVQIEYDVEVYGAQKVIQLPFVMGVLSDLSGKSADEMPAVADRKFLEIDVDNFDDRMKSMKPRAAFTVPNTLTGEGNLMVDVTFDSMDDFSPAAVARKVEPLRKLLETRTQLANLLTYMDGKAGAEQLISKALQDPALLQSLVAGAKPGDAEAK